Genomic window (Chondrocystis sp. NIES-4102):
GAGGCTGCCAATTTGTGCGATCGCTAACCATTTGTTGATTCCAAATATGATATGGTTGCAATGCTTGTAGGGTTTGAGGATCGTGAATGGGCAAAACGTGGGTAATATTGGCGCAGCTTGTGATATTTACTGTTTCTGGATGCCAACCTGATTCTACAGGAGTTATGAAAGTATTGTATTCTGGTTTAAGTAAATTGGGTTTTTGATGTTCGTAGGTAGGATATAGCCACACAAAATCGTGTTTTACCTGAAAACCTGCTTCACGAATACCACCTTTACGTAATAGTACAATAGTTTTACCTGATGTTAGAGTTTCAACTGCGATCGCCCATTCTTTTAAAGCGTGTGTTAGAAGCGAAGTGTTAAGCAGTGTCATCGCTAGAATTTTATTTTATTAGTTGTTAGTGTTACTGGTTTATTTTAACAACTTGTATCTATTTTTTTAGACAAACTCGTATCTAGATGGATTTTTCTCTCTTTATTATTTGCCCTTTACAAAATAATTGCATATAAACCGAGATTTAAACCTAATTATTATAAGTTACATCATTTCTTTTAAAAGTTGTACTTTATATATTGATTAAGAAGTTTCGCGCCAATAATTTTGATATAGCTGAGATTTTTAATTTGATTAAAGTCACTTTTATAGAAAATTATTATAAGAATTATTTTGGTTAAATCATGAACAATAGTTTTGCTATTATTACCCCTAGTTATGCTCCCGATTTTACGCGCTGTCAATTACTTTGTGAAACTCTAGACGAGTATAGCGTATGTGCTGTTAAACATTATGTTATTGTCGATCAAAAAGATTTTAAACTATTTGCAAGTTTACAACGGCAACATCGGCAAATTATTACAGTCGAATCAATTTTACCTTGGTGGATCAAGAAAGCTAGTTTTTTAAATAATGGATGGCTAAGTTTTAAATCTTTACCTATTCGTAATTGGATAATTCAACAAATAGTTAAGCTTTCTATTGCGCAATATATTACTGAAGATGTTCTTATTTTTGTGGATTCAGATGTGGCTTTTGTACGTTCTTTTAATGTGCAGGATTTTATTAAAAATAATCAGGTTAGACTATATAGTCAGCCTAATCAAATCACACCAGCAACCCAACCTTTATCTAAATGGCATGAAGTTAGCCATAAACTGTTAGGATTACCTGATATTGTTTACCCTACATCAAACTATCTGGGTAATTTCATTACTTGGAGAAGAGAAAATGTTTTAGCATTACATGAATATTTAGAGAAAGTTCATAGTAAAAATTGGATTGAAGTAATTGCCAATTCCTGGCAGTTATCGGAATATATACTTTATGGGACTTTTGTAGAATCAATCCTCAAACAACAGTCGCAACATTATTATGATTCCCAAATGGTTTGTCATGATTATTGGCAGACAATTCCTATGTCTCAAATTGAAATTGAAAACTTTTTTAATAGTTGCCCAGATAAATATTTTGCGATTATGATTTCAGCCAAATCTCAAACACCTGTATCTAATTATCTTTCTTATATTATTCCTCAAGATAACATTAATAGTGATTGGTGTTTTGCTTAAATTAATCGCTCTAAGTCGAGAATAAAGATTGTTAAACTAGCTTGATTTGGTTTAGAAATAACCGTAACGTGACTAGCGATCGCTAAAGTATCTGAACGACGATAAGAATTAGGAATTAGGCGAATGTTATTACTAGCTACATCAATTAAAGTTGGGGCTAACTCGACCTTAATACCTAACGGTTCACCTGTAATATTTTTACTGATAATAAAATATCCAGAAGTATCTTCTTGATTAATTTTAAAAAGTTTTTGATGTAAATCAACAATAACTACTTCTTGTTCCTCTATATGAGTTAAATTTACATAACTCAAACCACTACCATGTAAGGGCTGCTGTTTAATCACTTTTTGAACTTGTAAAATCGGTAAAGATAAAGTTAATTTACCAACTTCAAAGATTAAAAGTTTAATAGTATTATTTTTACTGGCTAATAGCTTATTCGTATTTGATTTGATGGTTAGATTACTCATTGGATAGTAAATAATAAAGTCATGGTAAATATAAACCAGATATTCTGGCTTTTTTCTATTTAGAATCAGCTAAAACCTTCTTAACCTCAGCTACAAATTCTTGCTCAATATAAGGCTTAGTAAAATATCCATTTGCCCCCAATTGCATTGCTAAATTGCGATGTTTTGCACCACTACGGGAGGTTAACATAAAGGTGGGAATTTTAGCTAAAGCAGGATCTCGACGACGCATACCCAAAAATTCAAAACCATTCATCGTAGGCATTTCAATGTCGCAAATAATCAAATCAATGGCTGGATTTTGCCCAAATCCATCTAGTGCATCCTTACCATCTTTTTTCTGAAGAACTCGATATCCTTGTTTTTCTAAAGTTAAAGCCATCGTGCGCCGTAGAGCGGTAGAATCATCGACAACCATGATCGTTTTAACTAAAGTTATCTTATTAGAATTGATATTGCTATTTGTAACTTGTCCAATTAAACCATCTTGAACATTAGTTACAGTTTCCATATCAGAAATCGATGGAGTTAATTTAGATACCCCAGCCTGATAACTAACTTCTTGCCCTAAAATACTATTAATTAAAGCAGCCCCCTCCAATACGGGAATTAAACTTCCATCACTTAAGATAGTACAACCATAACTATAAGCAGGAGGAGCGATCGCTTTTCCATAGGGTTTAATTACTAATTCTTGTTCACTAAGTAAACTAACTACTTCTAAGGCGAAGAATTCTTGTCCTCTGCGTAATAATAGTAAAGGTGCTAACCATTCTTTAGGTGGGGTAATACTCTTAAAAGCCTTATTATAAGAATCTGTTTCAGCAACGGGGCAATTATATTGTAGAATTTCCTGAAGTGGATAGACAGCAATTAACTTGTTATTCCATGATAAAAACTTTTGTTGATTGGCAAATTTAATCTGTTCAACTGTAGGAATAAGAATTTCAATAATACTATCAGAAGGAATAGCAAAGGCTGTTGATCCTAAAGAACAAACTAATAATTTAGAAATAGTTAGAGTTAAAGGTAAGCGTAAAGTAAAAGTAGAACCCTCTCCAGGAATCGAACTTACAGTAATTTTACCTTTGAGACTTTCTATCTGAGAACGTACTATATTCATACCAACTCCGCGCCCAGATATCTCACTTACCTTACTTGCAGTAGAAAAACCTGGTTCAAAAATTAATTCATATAGTGCTTCAATACTAGCTGTTGCTGCTGCGGTGGGAGATATTAAACCTCTTTCTATAGCTTTATCTTTAATCTTATTTAAATCCAAACCTTTACCATCATCCTTTACTTCAATGACAGTTTGATTACCTTGATAATAAGCATGAATTTCAATTAACCCTTGAGGCGATTTACCCTGTTTTTCACGCACTTCGGGAGATTCAATTCCATGATCAAAACCATTACGCAGCAAATGCAATAAAGGATCTGACAATTTCTCTAATACTGCCTTGTCAACTAGAACCCCAGTACCAGTTAATTTAAGTTCTACAGGTTTTTGATATTTACTACTGAGATCCCGTAGAGTACGAGGGAAACGCTGTAAAATCTGATCTAGTGGTAACATTCTTACCCACATAAGCTCATCACGCACCTGATTTAACATTTGGCGTTGATTACTAATAGTGCGATCAGATTGTTTAGCGAAAATAGTTATATCATCAACACTTTCTTCTAATTGAACTATTTCTTCTAATATTTCTTGTAAGGAAGCATACAAACTACTGTAGCTATCCATTTCTAAAGCATCAAATTCCGTTGCGCCATCCAATAATAAGGGTGTGGTAGAAGATTGATAGGATGCAGTGTTAACTTCAGTTAAAGGATTGCGTAAACTTTGAGATCTTTGTTCTAAGAGCATTATGTCTGATATATCTCTAAGTTTTTGCGTAAGTTCTCTAAAATTTAGAAATTTTTGACCTAATTCAGCAACATTAAGTTGTAACTGCTGATTCTGTAAGGCTAAACTGTTACGGTTAATTGTCAACTCACCCACTAAGTTATTCATCCGCTCTAAGCGTTCTAAATCGACTTTAACAGATAGCTTGGTAGCAGCTTGAGTGGGAGCTTTGGCAACAGTTTTAGATTTTACTTGAGCTTTTTTCGGAGATAAGGTTAAAGATTCTGGAACACTTTCTACAGATGGTAGGGTATCAAAGATTTCTGTGATAGTTTCAATAACCGTTTCTATTTGCTCTGGTTGAATGGTTGGTGGAGATGTTTCTAACCCATCGGGAATAGCACCAAATACATCATCTAATTCATTTACCTCAGATTCATTACCAGGAGTAGGAATAGCACCAAATACATTATCTAATTCATTTACCTCAGATTCATTACCAGGAGTAGGAATAGCACCAAATACATCATCTAATTCATTACCAGGAGTAGGAATAGCACCAAATACATCATCTAATTCATTACCAGGAGTAGGAATAGCACCAAATACGTTATCTAATTCATTACTAGAAACAGGAATAGCACCAAATACATTATCTAATTCATTACTAGAAACAGGAATAGCACCAAATACATCTGCTGCTAAATCTTGAGGAGATGGAGACACAGTATCCCAAATATTATCTTGCTCAAAATGAGCGATCGCCTTATCTTCTGATACTTCCGAAGTAGATTGAGCCAAGGCTTTTAAAGTGGCTGACACCTCACCACCAAAATTGCGATCGCCTGATAAAATTTGTGCTGTGGCTAAGGTACAATCTGCAATTAATGCTTGAAGAATTTCTAAAGCGCGATTGCGTAGCAGAGGCTCCGCCTCATCGCTATTGTATTGTAAAGCCGTTTGAGCCGTGCTGATAATCTCATTAAAACCAGGTAGGTTAAATAATTCTCCAAACCCTGCAAAGACTTCTAATTGTACGTGTAATTGGGCTTTGATATCATAAGCATCAGGATTATTGGCGATTGTTTGTAAATCGTTCAAACTTTGAGTGACATCAACCTCAAAAATAGAATGAACAATATCAACTCCTAAATCATTAGCACTAGGTATATAACTTTCAGCATTTTTTAGTGCATCCTCTAACCTTATTTCCAAAGCTGCAAACACAGGCTCGGCATTTAATAAAGCTGCTTGAGTATCAAAAGTTCCAGACTCAATTTGTTCTGCTAAAGGATTACGTAAACAATCATATCCTTGTAACAATAATCCTTCCAATTCTGCGTCAAATTCAATACCATCACTATAAAGAGCTTTAAAAAAGTCTTCAAGACGATGAGCTAAGAGTTCAATAGCATTTAATTCTACACTAGCTGCCCCACCTTTAATTGAATGAGCAGCCCGCATCAACTCATGTACTTTGGGAGTGCTATGATCTTCTCGCAGATCAAGTAAACCTGTTTCTAAAACCTGTAATAGTTCTTGAGCTTCTTCGATAAAAAATTGATACGCTTGATCGCGGATATCAGAATTGAGTGACATGATTTGACATTAGTTTTGATGACTAGATTAGGTAAATGACTAAACTACAAACAACTAAGTTTTGAATTTATCGATACTTGACTGGAGTTTTTCCGCTATTACTGATAGTTCTCGGATAGATGTAAATACCTGGGTTGCCGACTGGGAATTATTCTCAGCAATCGCTGCTACTTTAACCATCGCCTGACTAACTTGTGTTGAAGTTTCCGACTGTACCTCTGTTGCTTGGGTAATTGAACTTACCAAATTACTGATTTGCTCACTCACTTGACTTACTTCTTGTAGGCTTTGACGTGTCTGCTGTAGTAGTTCATTTCCTGTAACAATTTTCCCTGTACTTTGATTCATGGCTTCTACTACTTGATTGGTATCTAATTGAATCTTGGTAACTAAAGTTTCAATTTCTGCCGTGGCTTCAGCTGACTGGGTTGCTAAAGAACGAACTTCATCGGCAATGACTGCAAACCCTTTTCCTTGTTCTCCTGCCCGTGCTGCTTCAATAGAGGCTTTGAGGGCGAGTAGATGGGTTTGAGCAGCAAAACGACTAATTAGATTAACTGCTTGGGAAATTTCTTGTGATGATTCTCCCAGTTTTTGGGCTTTAGCTGCGGTTTCGGTAACAGTTATTTTTACAGCATTGATTTGGGCAACTGTTTGGTTCATCGCCCGATCACTATTATTTAGGGTTGTTGTAGCTTCTTTGACACAATTATCGGCTGACGCTGCATTGTAGGCAACCTGATTACTTGCTCCCTCCATTGCTTTTACTTGCTCAAGCATTTGAGTAATTGTATCTGCTTGTATCCTTGCCTCTTGAGCCAACTCCTGTACTGCTAAATCATTGGCAAGAGTATTGTTTTGTACTTCAATAGCTGCTGATTTTGCCTGATTAACTAGTTTTCTTACACTGGCGATGGTTGAGTTGTAGGAATCTGCAATTGTACCAATTTCGTCTTCGGTAACTTTTGCTTTAATGGTTAAATCTCCTTCGGCAGCACTATATACTTCTTTTAGTAGCTCTAATGCGCGACTCTGAATTGCTTCTTTAGCAGATTTTTCACTAATCTGAGCTATTTTTTGTTGTCTTACTAATTCTAGGCGAGTACTGGCTAACCCCATTTGGTTAGCAACTTGAGTGATTAAGTTGATTTCTCTATCTATCCAGGTATGATTGGTTGAGTGATAAGCAATTAATAAACCATCGAGTTTGTCGTCTATTACCACGGGGGCAATTAAACTAGCTTGTGCTTTTAAAGACTGTAATTGTTGAGCGGAGAATGATAAATCTGCTACTGAAAGATCATTGATAACTTCTACTTGCAGCTTATCTTCTTGATGCTGGGTAAAATATTCTGTAATTACATTGGAGGAAAAGATATCTACATTCATCATAGTATCTAAACCTGTAGCCTTGAACTCACTAACCACCCTGCCTGCGGTTTTACTTTGAAATTGATAATAGATAACTCCCTGTGGGGATAAAACTTGATAGCTTTCTCCCACAGCTAAATCTATAATCTCTGTAATTTCATTAGCGATCGCTAGTTTTAAAGTGATGTTTTTAATTGCTTCGGCTTGTTGAGCGAGTAGGGCTTGAATTTGCACAAAGTCAGCTAATTGGCTCGCCATGCGGTTGATATTATCCCCTAATTGCGCTATTTCATCGGATCCTTGGATTTTTATCCTTGCATCTAAGTTACCTCTTCCGATTTCTTGTACTGCAGAAGCAGCAGATAATAGAGGGCGCAGAATACGTTTAGCTAAAAGAATTGCGATCGCTCCTATACCTAAAGCTACAATAGTTGTACCTATAATAAATACTTGCTGTAGTTGTCTTTGCGGAGCAAATACTAATTGTCGATCTTCAGTAGTAATCGTACTCCACCCTAAATCGGGCAGTTGTGAACGGAGTTTATCTTGAAAATTATTAAAGGGAATATAGGATAGTAGTAATTTATCAGCAATTTTGGTAGTCTTTTGGGATGATTTTTGTAACGAAGGATAGATAGAAAAGCGATCGCTGGCTGGCTGATTTTTAGTCTCTGAATTTAAAATATCTTGATATTCCTGTTCATCAGAAGTTGCAAAGATTTTTCCCTGATTATCTAATAAGTAATTTTTTTCTGTTCTCTCTGCTAAAATTACATCCCGTAGATGTTTAACAGGCATTCTAGCTCTAATTACGCCAATATTCGTATTATCTCTTATATCTTTAACAGGAGCAGCCAAATAAACTACTGAACTTCCCGAACTTTTGGAAATTGTAGGTTGACTCAACACTAGAGCATCAGTTTTTAAAGCTGTTTGAAAATAACTACGATCTCGATGGTTTCCCAATATTTCCCCTGTAGACTGAGCAATCACATTGCCATTAAGATCAAAGACAGCAATACTGTCATAAATCCCATATGCTTTAATAAATTGATCTAAAGCTGCTTGTTTTGCCTCAACACTTGTTTGAGATCTAAGCTCGCGATCAGTTAAAATACTCAAACTCGCCATAATTTGAATATCACCGTAACGTTCACGCATAAAAAACGCTACCTTATCCGCTACTCCCGTTGCCGTCTGTTGTTTTGATGTTACAATCTCACGTGCAATTGATTGATTGGCGAAATAATAGGCAATTGAACCAATCATGATAGTGGGGATAGTACCGATAGCAATTGCTAAAACTGTTGTTTTAAAACGAATATTTTGTCTTTGCCACCAGGAAGCAGTAGAGATTAATCTTCCCTCAGCCAACAAATCAAGATCTAAAGATGATTCTATATAGCGATCGCGCTTAGGATTCGTCATTTCATTTGTCATTGATCATTTACCATTTATCATTTGAATGACATTAGCCGACTTTAAATTCAGCCACACTGCTTTGTAGCTGTTGTGCCACCGCAAGTAATTCTTTAAATGAAGCTGATACATCATCCACCTCACTAGCAGTTTTATTAGAAATAGCAGCAACTTGGAGCATAGTTTGACTAACCAATTGGGAGTCTTGGGATTGTTCGACTGTCGCAGCAGCAATTTCTGCCACAAATTTATTAATTACTTGGCTAACATCAGCAATTTCAATCAAAGAATCACGGGTGCGATCGACTAATTTTGTTCCAGCTACTACTTGCTCTGTACCCGATTCCATAGCTGCCACCACTTCATTGGTTTCTGCTTGAATTTCTGCTACCAAAGCCTCAATTTCTGCTGTCGCCTCCGCAGACTTACGAGCTAGCGATCGCACTTCATCGGCAACCACTGCAAACCCTCTTCCTTCTTCCCCTGCGTGGGCAGCCTCAATAGAAGCATTGAGAGCTAAAAGATTTGTTTGATCAGCAAAATTACTAATTACATTAACCACCTTAGAAATTTTCTGAGATGACTCCCCTAAACGTTTTACCTTTTTGGCTGTAGCTGCTACTGTATCCCGTATCTCTTGGAATCCTGCCACCGTCTGATTCATTGCATCATCACCTGCTTTGACGGTTTCGGCAGCTTTGAGTACGGCAGCCTCTGCGGATTTAGCATTACTTGCCACAGCCTGAATTGATTGAGTAATCCCTTCAATCTTAGTTAAAGCTGCTTTAATTTCTTCTGTTTGGGCTGCTGCACCTAAAGATAATTCTTGAATGGAGAGATCCTTATCGCTAGTGGTAGCAAACACCAAACTGGCAGCAGATTGTACTTGTGCTACCAACTTACGCAAACTTTCAATGGTGGCGTTATATGAGTCGCCAATTGTACCAATCTCATCCTCCTGAACTTTTACCCGTACTGTCAAATCCCCTCTACTGACAGGATCAACTTCCATTAATAATTCCAAAGCTCGACGCTGAAGATTTTCTTTAGCTGTTCTTTCCTGTTGCTCTGCTTGCTTTTGTTTATTAGATAATTCAATTTTTTCTAGAGCATTTCCTACTTGATATGCTATTTGAGAAAGCAAATTAATTTCATCTGCTTGCCAGGTTTTAGGCTCGCTACATTGATGGGCAATCAACAAACCAACTAACCGTTCATTAATCACCACAGGTACAATTAAACTAGCTATGATTGCAAACGGCTCTAACATCTTCAAATGACAGTCTTGTAAACCCGCTTGATAGATATTAGCGATCGCTTTAACTTCTCCCTGTTGATATTTTTCGGCATAACCTTGAGCAAAACAGGGATCATCTATTTGAGTATTTAAAATTGCAGGATAATTTAGATCTACTGCTTCGGCAATTACTTTTCCTTGCCAATTGGCATCAAACTGATGGTAAATTACCCGCTCTACTTGTAAAACTCTTTTACTAGTATCAACAGCTAATTGTAGAAGTTGCTCAATATTCCGCGCAGTGGCAATATCTAGGGCGATTTCCTTAAGTATGCGCGATCGTTCTGCGTCTTGTTTTAATTTTGCCTCATTAATTTCAATCGAATCTGCCAAAAGATTAAAAGTAGTACCCAACAAACCTACTTCATCCGTAGTGACTATTGAAGCCCTTACTTGGGTGTTACCTTCAGAAAATTCTTGAGCTACCTTTTGCAGAGTTTGTATCGGCCCTGAAATGGCTTGTTCGAGGATTTTACTTAAATAGATCAGTATAATTAAGACAATGATAGCTAATAAAAATTGCGTCAGTAAGCTGCTATAGAGCAAACTGTTAATGGAGCTTTTGGGACTACCATAAACTACAACCCCAACCGCTTCTCCTGTTTCATTGGTAATGGCATGGGCAGCTAAGGCCAAGCTTTTGCCCTTAACACGATCAAAACCAGTAATTATAGCTTCAGGGTTAGCGATCGCTTGATTTAAAATATTAGTATTATCTAGAGTAATATCTGTTTGTGTTTCTCCTAGAAAGTTATTCCAAGAAGTCGATAAACTAAAGTCTCCGCTTAATTGATATAAATAGACAGCACTATAACTTTGACTTTTGCCAAAAGCAGCTACGGTATTTTCAACAATGGTTGATTTGCCATTAACAATATCTCCTGATATTAAAACGCCCAATACCTGACTTTTATCAGCATTAAACAGAGGGGTTGCCGTGTAGCGAACTAAAACATCTGCTGCTTGTAAACCGTTAGGCAGAGGTGGTTTTTCTATCTGTAGTTCCTGCCAACTTAGAATTTGACTAGTTTTAATTTGTTGCGGATTTTTTAATACCTGACTAACTAAACCGTTGGGATCAAAAGTTTGCCCTGCTCGATTGGCATTAGCATTGACAATGATTTTTTTATCTCTACCTACCAAAGTAGCGTATTCAATCTTACGGGTTTTAATTTCGTTTTGCAGAATTTTGGTTACTTGTGTTCTTAAATCAGCCGTTAAAGGTTGACCTTGAGCAACACTAGTAGCAGCAGCTATAATCGCTGAGTTATCAGATTGTCCGCGAAAACCAAAACCCATTTGGTCAATTTTGATGTTGTATTGAATATCAGTAACAGCTAATCGAGACTCAGCTTGCTGGAGTAATTGATTTTTCAAAGTTCCGTAGATAATTAACCCCCCAGCCCCCAAAACCAAAATTAATCCCCCAAAGCTAAACCAAGGAATCAAAGCGGTTTTACGTTTAATGGGTAAACTATAGAGTTGTTGCACAAAAGATGTTTTTGTACCTGACAAATCTGAATTTACAGAGACTTGAGGTGGCTCTGATTCAAGATGCTGAAAATCAGGGAGATTATTCATAAAGAAAACAAGCTTGCTTGGTGGTTAATTTGAGTGTCTATCTAGGAAATTTGTTAATATATCTTGGGGCGATTAATTAGCCAAACTGGGCATAGCAGCGACAATTGACCGTCCATCAAGAACTAAAATCATTTCACCTTCAGGTTGTAGCCAATATCCTCGTAAAAAAGGAGCAAGCTGCGTTGTTACCGCCGAACTTGGTGGTGATTGGATGGTTGCTGTGTCGCAAATTTCAATATCTTCTACAGCAGCAACTACTAAACCTAAATGGATATTAGAAGTATTAGTTTTATTGTCATTAATGGCAGACAAAACAATCGCTGTTTGATATGAGCGGTTGCTTGCTTGCTGATACCAAGAGTTAAAACCAATTAAATGTCCTATATCTAACATCCATAAAATATCCCCCCGCCAGTTATAAACGCCCATTACCCAGGGTGGCATATCTGGAATCGGCACAATCTGACCAAACTTAATTTTTAACACTTCTGTAATTTCCTGAAGTGGTAGCATTACCTGCATATCTGGATAAAGCTTAAATCTTAAAAATTGAGTAATTTCGTTTTCATTTACCAGGGTTTGACCAGAATTTATGATACTTAACTCGTTTAATGATTCAGACACGATAATAAGACAATAGTAAATTGCTTGAGAAAAAGTTGGAGAAGATAGTCTTACGGAATTAATTCTTTTACCTTACGTACTAATTCTTCTTGATCAATCGGTTTAGGAATATAGGCATTTGCCCCTTGCTTCATACCCCAAAATTTATCCATTTCTGTCCCTTTTGTTGAACAGAGAATGATGGGAATTTTATTAGTATTTTCTGAACCTTTAAGTTCACGGCAAATCTCAAAACCACTTTTACCTGGCAAAACTACATCTAAAACGATTAAATCTGGAGAATTTTGCTCAATTTTTTCTAATGCTTCTTCTCCACTAAGAGCAACTGAAACATTAATGCCAATTTCTTTTAAACAACTAGTAATAATCGACCTTTCTGTCGCAGAATCATCAACAATTAGAGTGTATCCCATGATATCTTTCCACCTTAATATAAAGTTAATCTCAATTTTTTACTGTTATCTACTCAAGTTTTAAATAAACTTTATTAGCCACCTCTATAATTCCCAGGGAAAAAGATAAACTAACAATTAAAATATTTATGTTTATGTTTTAAGTTTTTAATTTTTGTAGAACATATTTATCGATTGTGGCTAAAACTTGCTCAGAACTAGCTGGTTTAGTCAAAAAATCAGTCGATCCGACCATTTTCGCGCGCACACGGTCAACTATCCCGTCATTGCCAGTTAAGATAACGATGGGAGTATTCTTAAAAAAAGAAAGCTTACGTAATTGTGAGCAGATTTCATACCCGTTAGTATTGGGCATAATTAGATCTAAAAAAATTAAGTCTGGCTTGCGACTTAATAATAAGGCGATCGCTCTTAACCCATCCATCTCACCGACAAATTGATATCCTGCTTGATTGATAATGTTCTCCATCGTTTGACAAATAATTGGACTATCATCAATACAGG
Coding sequences:
- a CDS encoding CheW protein, yielding MSESLNELSIINSGQTLVNENEITQFLRFKLYPDMQVMLPLQEITEVLKIKFGQIVPIPDMPPWVMGVYNWRGDILWMLDIGHLIGFNSWYQQASNRSYQTAIVLSAINDNKTNTSNIHLGLVVAAVEDIEICDTATIQSPPSSAVTTQLAPFLRGYWLQPEGEMILVLDGRSIVAAMPSLAN
- a CDS encoding response regulator receiver protein, which gives rise to MGYTLIVDDSATERSIITSCLKEIGINVSVALSGEEALEKIEQNSPDLIVLDVVLPGKSGFEICRELKGSENTNKIPIILCSTKGTEMDKFWGMKQGANAYIPKPIDQEELVRKVKELIP